The DNA region TTCGGTGATGGGGAGCTAGCTGGTAAGGTGGATGAGAAAGGCATTGGTGATCTTGCAAACGAAGAAGCCTCGATGAGATTGTCGCAATTTGATCCGCAGATTGTCCTTGTTGCTTTTGGACATCCCAAGCAAGAGCTATGGATCGAACAACACAAAACGGACTATCCTTCGCTAAAAGCGATCATGGGTGTTGGTGGAACATTCGACTATTGGTCAGGTGCGGTAAAACGAGCACCAAGATGGATGAGGCAAGTAGGGCTTGAGTGGCTTTGGCGTGTATTTATTGAGCCAAAACGCATTAAACGTATTTTGATGCGGTGATTTTGTTTCCCATTCATGTTTTATTGTCAAAATAGCGTTTTTCGCTTAAATTAGCTGTCTATGGCCACATCAAAATCCGGTACGCGTACGTCTTTGCTCCAAGCCCTACGGGCTATGTGCATATCGGTACCCTGCGACAGCGCTTTATAACTGGTTTTTAGCTCGTAATATGGGTGGGACGTTTTTATTGCGTGTAGAAGATACCGACCGCGCTCGTTATGTTGAGGGAAGTATTGAAAACCCTAATAAAGGTGATGAAACAATGCGATCTTGAAGCTGATGAGGGTTTGATTCTTACTTCGACGGGAGAACTTGAAGATAAAGGCGACTATGGTCCTTATTTGCAAAGCAAACGCAAAGAGCGTCATCTCGCCTATGCCTATGAGCTCATTGAAAAGGGTCTCGCGTACTATTGTTTTTGTACAAAAGAACGTCTAGAAGAGATTGCGCAAAAACAAAAGGAGCTCAAACAGCCATTTATGTATGATCGTTGCTGTCGTGACTTGCCTCGAGAAAAAGCAGAGAATCGTGCAGCTGTTGGTGATGAGCATGTGATTCGCTTGGCTGTTCCACTCGAGGGCTCTATCACCATGAATGATTTGATTCGTGGAAAGGTAACGATTCCATGGTCACAAATTGATGATCAGGTTTTGATTAAATCTGATGGGTATCCTACGTATCATCTTGCGGCAACCTGTGACGATCATGATATGGGGATCACCCATGTTGTGCGTGGTGAAGAATGGCTCTCCTCATTGCCAAAGCATATTTTCATTGCTCAATCTTTTGGTTGGGACGTGCCAGAATATGCACATCTACCATTATTGTTGAACGCTGATCGCTCAAAGCTTTCAAAACGCCAAGGGATGTTGCTGTTGAGGATTATCTTGCAAAGGGGTACTTGCCAGAGGCGTTAGTTAATTTTGTTGGCATTGCTCGGTTGGAATCCAACAGCTGATCGTGAAATATTTACCAAAGAAGAATTAGCTGAGCTTTTTGATATCACTAAGGTAAACAAAGCTGGAGCGGTCTTTAATATCGAAAAAACTTGATTGGTTAAATGCGCATTATCTCAAGCAGCTTTCTGAAGAGGAATTTTGAAAAAATCCACACCCTTCATTAAAGATGTGCCAGGTGATGCAAAATGATTCAACGTGCAACGGTCATCTCACGTGAGCGTGTGAGTGTTTTGTCGCAGTTACCTGAGCTTGTGAACGAAGCTCTCGAAGCTCCAGCGCCAACAGCAGAAAGTCTCGTTTGGAAGAAATCCACCAAAGAAGAGGCGGTTACTCGTTTGCAGGGCGTACGTGCATTTGTCTCTGGATTAAGTGATGATGATTTTACATCTGTTGCAAAACTCGAAGAAGCGATGAAGGCATTTATTGCAGAAAAGAGTTGGGGCAACGGTGATACGCTTTGGCCAACGCGTGTAGCGTTATCTGGTCGCGAAAAATCCCCAAGCCCATTTGAGTTGTTATACGTCTATCAAAAAGCGCTTTCATTGACACGTATCGACGAAGCACTCGCTCTTCTGGCATAATAGAGAGGATGAAATTAGGACAAGGACTCGTACTTTCGTATGCGATTATCGCCCTCCTCGTTGGTGGGCCGATAGCTTTTGCGGCAACCTCTACAGATACAGGCACAAAAGCAGAGGTTGATGAGCTACAAAGCGCCGTTAAAGACAAGCAAAATCGCATTAAAGAGCTCGAAGATGTTATCTCAAAATATCGTCAACGTATTAACGAGCAAGCTGGAGCACAAGCAACGCTAGAAAACCAAGTAGCTCTTATTGAAAATAGCATACAAGAAAAAGAACTCGCCATTGAACGCGTAAGAGGTCTTATTGATATTGCAAACCTTGAGTTGCAACGTGTGCAGTTACAGATACAAAATGAAGAGCTGCGTTTACAGCGACGCAAAGAGGCGCTTGGTGGTGTTTTGGGAGAATTGCAGGACGCTCAGGGCGTTGGTCTTTTGAGTCTTATGTAGCTCGTGGCTCGCTTTCAGAATTTTTACGCAAATGGAAGAACTTAAGCGCCTTGAGGATGAAATGACGAATGCGACCTTGGATGTAAAAAGAAGGTAGGCGCATTCTTGAACTAAAAAAAAGAAGAAGTCGAGGCCTATCGTAAAGATCTCGAGCAAGATCAGGTTGATCTTCTCGCACAACAAAACCAACTAGAAGAAGAGCGTGCAGCAAAGGCGTCGCTTCTCGCAGAAACATCAGCACGAGAAGAAGAGTTTCAACGCATTATGTATGAACTGCGTCAGCAACGACAAGAAGAAGCGTCAAATGCTGCTGATCTAGAGATGCGTATTAAAGACAAGCTAAACCAAATCGATAAAGCGTTAGCGAGAGGTGATGTTTTGTTTAGTTGGCCATTTCGAGTAACGCGAATATCGGCACATTTTCACGATAAGACCTACCCGTATCGAAACTTGTTTGAACATCCAGGAACAGACTTGCCGACGCCTGTTGGTACTCAAGTAAAAGCTGCTGCCGGTGGATACGTTGCCTTTACCCGTACAGGTAAACAATACGGTAATTATTTGATGATCGTTCATCCAGGCGGCTATGCAACGATCTATGCGCATTTGTCTGCCTTTAAAGTCAAAGCTGATAGCTATGTAGAGCGTGGTGATGTGATTGCATTATCCGGAGGTGCTGCAGGTGCTCCAGGATCCGGCCTATCTACAGGCCCTCATCTTCACTTCGAATTACGTAAAGACGGTATCCCAATAGATGCCGAGCCTTATTTGCCTGATCTTTGATCATAAAACCAACATGCCCCCTACCCCCGGTAGCCACATTTATTGTGCGTAAGGTATGTGTCTACCGACCCCTTCCCATATCTGGGAAGGGGTTTGTGGTTGCAAGGGAATTTAAGATGATCAGAAAAACCCCTTCCTCAAACGTGGGAAGGGGTGGTTTTTTCTACACCATAAATCCAATACCGTAGAAAGAAACCGGGGTAGGGGGCTTGTGGGGTTCTATAGTCCGCGGCTTGTTCAAAGATCTGCTTCGAGTTCTTCTAATGATGAGATGCGTACGAGCTTTTCCTTAAGTGGTTTAAACTTTGGATCGTATTTAAAGTACCAAGGAAGATGTTTGCGTAATTTCGTGAGACCATGATCACCATAGTGCTCAAGCTGGAGTTTTGCATGTCTACGGATAACTTCTATACGTTGCTCGAGTGTTGGTGGCTCGATACGACTCCCATCTTCTAGATAAGCTTCTACTTGTTTGGCAAACCATGGATTACCAAGTAGTCCACGGCCAATAAGCACACCATCAGCGCCAGATTGTGTCATGGCTTCTTTTGCAGATTCAACCGAAGTAATGTCGCCATTTACGAGAAAGGGGAGGTGGGCAACATTGGCACGCGCCTCTCCAACGCGTTGCCAATTTGCAGTGCCGGCATAACCTTGCTCACGAGTACGCCCATGCATGGAGATAAGATCTGCGCCTGCATCTGCGACGACTTTTACAAACTCAAGACAGTCCGTATCTTTTACCCAACCAAGACGTGTTTTTACGGACACAGGGCAAGGTACGGCGGCTTTCATTGCTTTTACGATCGCCGCTGCGCGTTCTGGTTCTTTGATGAGGGCAGCGCCATTAAAATTTGAGACGAGATTATACACAGGGCAACCCATATTGATATCAATGGCATCAGGCTCAAAGCGTTCGTAGATGATGCGAGCAGCCTCGGCCATCACTTCGGGATTTGCTCCAAAGATCTGCTGGACTAAAGGCCTTTCTCGTTCATCAAACATGGCCATTTTTAATGTTTTTGGGTTGAGGCGAATAATGGCTTCGGAACTTACCATCTCGCGAAACATCAAT from Candidatus Nomurabacteria bacterium includes:
- a CDS encoding WecB/TagA/CpsF family glycosyltransferase, giving the protein MDEKGIGDLANEEASMRLSQFDPQIVLVAFGHPKQELWIEQHKTDYPSLKAIMGVGGTFDYWSGAVKRAPRWMRQVGLEWLWRVFIEPKRIKRILMR
- a CDS encoding M23 family metallopeptidase; translation: MYELRQQRQEEASNAADLEMRIKDKLNQIDKALARGDVLFSWPFRVTRISAHFHDKTYPYRNLFEHPGTDLPTPVGTQVKAAAGGYVAFTRTGKQYGNYLMIVHPGGYATIYAHLSAFKVKADSYVERGDVIALSGGAAGAPGSGLSTGPHLHFELRKDGIPIDAEPYLPDL
- the dusB gene encoding tRNA dihydrouridine synthase DusB — translated: MIDWKSYKKPIVALAPMADMSDLPFCLVSKEVGVSLMFREMVSSEAIIRLNPKTLKMAMFDERERPLVQQIFGANPEVMAEAARIIYERFEPDAIDINMGCPVYNLVSNFNGAALIKEPERAAAIVKAMKAAVPCPVSVKTRLGWVKDTDCLEFVKVVADAGADLISMHGRTREQGYAGTANWQRVGEARANVAHLPFLVNGDITSVESAKEAMTQSGADGVLIGRGLLGNPWFAKQVEAYLEDGSRIEPPTLEQRIEVIRRHAKLQLEHYGDHGLTKLRKHLPWYFKYDPKFKPLKEKLVRISSLEELEADL